One genomic region from Corvus hawaiiensis isolate bCorHaw1 chromosome 21, bCorHaw1.pri.cur, whole genome shotgun sequence encodes:
- the RAB14 gene encoding ras-related protein Rab-14 isoform X1, with amino-acid sequence MSLSWKELHKSHKGCATMATAPYNYSYIFKYIIIGDMGVGKSCLLHQFTEKKFMADCPHTIGVEFGTRIIEVSGQKIKLQIWDTAGQERFRAVTRSYYRGAAGALMVYDITRRSTYNHLSSWLTDARNLTNPNTVIILIGNKADLEAQRDVTYEEAKQFAEENGLLFLEASAKTGENVEDAFLEAAKKIYQNIQDGSLDLNAAESGVQHKPSAPQGGRLTSEPQPQREGCGC; translated from the exons ATGTCCTTGAGCTGGAAGGAACTGCACAAGTCTCACAAAGGCTG tgccACAATGGCAACTGCACCTTACAACTATTCTTACATCTTTAAGTACATCATTATTG GGGACATGGGTGTAGGAAAGTCCTGTTTGCTTCATCAATTCACAGAAAAGAAGT TTATGGCAGACTGTCCCCACACAATTGGTGTTGAATTTGGCACAAGAATAATTGAAGTTAGTGGCCAAAAAATTAAACTACAGATTTGGGATACAGCAGGACAAGAGAGATTCAGGGCTGTCACACGAAGCTACtacagaggagcagcaggagctctcaTGGTCTACGACATCACCAG AAGAAGTACGTATAATCACTTAAGCAGCTGGCTGACAGATGCAAGGAACCTCACCAATCCAAATACT GTGATAATCCTCATAGGAAACAAAGCAGACCTGGAAGCACAGAGGGATGTTACATATGAAGAAGCCAAACAATTTGCTGAAGAAAAtg GTTTATTGTTCCTTGAAGCAAGTGCAAAAAC TGGAGAGAACGTGGAGGACGCGttcctggaggctgccaagAAAATCTACCAGAACATCCAAGACGGAAGCCTGGACCTGAACGCGGCCGAGTCGGGCGTACAGCACAAACCGTCAGCCCCGCAGGGGGGGCGGCTAACGAGCGAACCCCAGCCCCAGAGAGAAGGCTGTGGCTGCTAG
- the RAB14 gene encoding ras-related protein Rab-14 isoform X2 translates to MATAPYNYSYIFKYIIIGDMGVGKSCLLHQFTEKKFMADCPHTIGVEFGTRIIEVSGQKIKLQIWDTAGQERFRAVTRSYYRGAAGALMVYDITRRSTYNHLSSWLTDARNLTNPNTVIILIGNKADLEAQRDVTYEEAKQFAEENGLLFLEASAKTGENVEDAFLEAAKKIYQNIQDGSLDLNAAESGVQHKPSAPQGGRLTSEPQPQREGCGC, encoded by the exons ATGGCAACTGCACCTTACAACTATTCTTACATCTTTAAGTACATCATTATTG GGGACATGGGTGTAGGAAAGTCCTGTTTGCTTCATCAATTCACAGAAAAGAAGT TTATGGCAGACTGTCCCCACACAATTGGTGTTGAATTTGGCACAAGAATAATTGAAGTTAGTGGCCAAAAAATTAAACTACAGATTTGGGATACAGCAGGACAAGAGAGATTCAGGGCTGTCACACGAAGCTACtacagaggagcagcaggagctctcaTGGTCTACGACATCACCAG AAGAAGTACGTATAATCACTTAAGCAGCTGGCTGACAGATGCAAGGAACCTCACCAATCCAAATACT GTGATAATCCTCATAGGAAACAAAGCAGACCTGGAAGCACAGAGGGATGTTACATATGAAGAAGCCAAACAATTTGCTGAAGAAAAtg GTTTATTGTTCCTTGAAGCAAGTGCAAAAAC TGGAGAGAACGTGGAGGACGCGttcctggaggctgccaagAAAATCTACCAGAACATCCAAGACGGAAGCCTGGACCTGAACGCGGCCGAGTCGGGCGTACAGCACAAACCGTCAGCCCCGCAGGGGGGGCGGCTAACGAGCGAACCCCAGCCCCAGAGAGAAGGCTGTGGCTGCTAG